From Microbacterium invictum, the proteins below share one genomic window:
- the nhaA gene encoding Na+/H+ antiporter NhaA, whose translation MPDRRRPSIAARIGAMGQNRIGALILLLATVAAIVWANVADGSYTSFWETHLSIGIGDLHLEFTLHALVNDALMAIFFFTVGLEVRREFAIGELTSWSRAMVPVIASIAGLVVPALLFVTIAAPSGHAGAWGVVISTDTAFLVGALALVGPRVPGRLRIFLLALAVVDDIGALSIIALVYTDTFSPLPLLVAAAGLAGVYFTRYLRSGRGPVYATLAVIVWLAFLASGVHPTLAGVAIALLVPVYRPNRRDVEHALELARTFRQSPNTEYARAAANSLRESISINERLQSAYAPYVAYVILPLFALANAGVVVDGEILAGALQSSLTWGIVVGLVTGKFVGIFGSTALMKSLRLGEFGPGLTLDRIAGGAALSGIGFTISLFIIDLAIDDATAQNEARAGVLAASVIAFAVATVVFRVSDAVHPEIETGRTLVRPVDSTRDHTYGPDDARYTIVEYGDFQCPFCLKASGSIPEVQRELGDDLRYVWRHAPLTAQHPNALAGAEASEAAALQGRFFEFERALFADQEHQLPSDIVRIADQLGLDVEKFERDLESGEVTGRVRDDMLDAEAMGITSVPTFFVNGRRHVGPFDAQSLIRALRTAPQPEPQLQPRAEPRS comes from the coding sequence ATGCCCGACCGCCGCCGACCGTCCATCGCCGCCCGCATCGGCGCCATGGGTCAGAACCGCATCGGCGCGCTCATCCTGCTGCTGGCCACGGTCGCGGCGATCGTCTGGGCAAACGTCGCCGACGGTTCGTACACGTCGTTCTGGGAGACGCACCTGAGCATCGGCATCGGCGACCTTCATCTGGAATTCACCCTCCATGCCCTGGTCAACGACGCCCTCATGGCGATCTTCTTCTTCACTGTCGGCCTCGAGGTGCGCCGGGAGTTCGCAATCGGCGAGCTGACGAGCTGGTCACGTGCCATGGTGCCGGTGATCGCGTCGATCGCCGGGCTGGTCGTTCCCGCGCTGTTGTTCGTGACCATCGCGGCTCCCTCCGGCCACGCCGGGGCGTGGGGTGTCGTCATCTCGACCGACACCGCGTTCCTCGTCGGCGCGCTGGCCCTGGTCGGTCCCCGGGTGCCCGGGCGACTGCGCATCTTCCTGCTGGCGCTGGCGGTGGTCGACGACATCGGGGCGCTGAGCATCATCGCGCTCGTCTACACCGACACCTTCTCACCGCTGCCGCTGCTGGTCGCCGCCGCGGGGCTTGCCGGGGTGTATTTCACTCGCTACCTTCGCAGCGGCCGCGGGCCGGTCTACGCGACGCTCGCGGTCATCGTGTGGCTCGCGTTCCTCGCCTCGGGAGTGCATCCGACGCTGGCCGGAGTGGCGATCGCGCTGCTCGTGCCGGTGTATCGGCCCAACCGTCGCGACGTCGAGCACGCGCTCGAGCTGGCGCGCACCTTCCGCCAGTCCCCCAACACGGAGTATGCGCGTGCGGCTGCCAACAGCCTGCGCGAGTCGATCTCGATCAACGAGCGCCTGCAGTCGGCGTACGCACCGTACGTCGCTTACGTCATCCTGCCGCTGTTCGCCCTGGCCAACGCGGGCGTCGTCGTCGACGGCGAGATCCTCGCCGGCGCGCTGCAATCGTCGCTGACGTGGGGCATCGTGGTGGGCCTGGTGACCGGCAAGTTCGTCGGCATCTTCGGGTCGACCGCCCTCATGAAGTCGCTGCGGCTGGGCGAGTTCGGTCCGGGGCTGACGCTGGATCGCATCGCCGGCGGCGCCGCACTCAGCGGCATCGGGTTCACCATCTCGCTCTTCATCATCGACCTGGCGATCGACGACGCCACGGCGCAGAACGAGGCCCGGGCCGGCGTGCTCGCGGCATCCGTCATCGCATTCGCCGTGGCGACGGTGGTGTTCCGCGTCTCCGACGCCGTGCACCCCGAGATCGAGACCGGCCGGACACTCGTACGCCCCGTCGACTCGACACGCGACCACACGTACGGTCCGGACGACGCGCGCTACACGATCGTCGAGTACGGCGACTTCCAGTGCCCGTTCTGCCTGAAGGCGTCGGGGTCCATCCCCGAGGTGCAGCGCGAGCTCGGCGACGACCTGCGGTACGTCTGGCGTCACGCACCGCTGACCGCGCAGCATCCGAACGCCCTCGCCGGGGCGGAGGCGTCCGAGGCGGCCGCCCTGCAGGGACGGTTCTTCGAGTTCGAGCGGGCCCTGTTCGCGGACCAGGAGCACCAGCTGCCGTCCGACATCGTACGCATCGCCGACCAGCTGGGGCTCGATGTCGAGAAGTTCGAGCGCGACCTCGAATCGGGCGAGGTGACCGGACGGGTGCGCGACGACATGCTGGATGCCGAAGCGATGGGCATCACCTCGGTGCCCACCTTCTTCGTCAACGGGCGCCGCCACGTCGGCCCGTTCGACGCGCAGTCCCTGATCCGCGCCCTGCGGACCGCACCGCAGCCCGAGCCACAGCTTCAGCCGCGGGCCGAGCCCCGGAGCTGA
- a CDS encoding YbaK/EbsC family protein, with protein sequence MTAHLPTRSRLVHDALRAVGISGDIVVLPDAASTAPQAAAALGVEVGAIANSLVFWSDGEPLLVMTSGAHRVDTAALAERLGRESITRATPDQVRDATGQAIGGVAPTGHPAPLTTIVDEALAAFPEIWAAGGTPHTVFPLTYDELVALTGGTVAKVD encoded by the coding sequence ATGACTGCGCACCTCCCGACCCGAAGCCGTCTCGTCCATGACGCGCTGCGCGCCGTCGGCATCTCGGGCGACATCGTCGTGTTGCCGGATGCCGCATCGACGGCGCCGCAGGCCGCCGCCGCCCTCGGGGTCGAGGTCGGTGCGATCGCGAACAGCCTCGTGTTCTGGTCGGACGGCGAGCCGCTGCTGGTGATGACCAGCGGGGCGCACCGCGTCGACACCGCCGCGCTCGCCGAGCGCCTCGGGCGGGAATCGATCACGCGGGCCACGCCCGACCAGGTGCGCGACGCCACCGGCCAGGCGATCGGCGGCGTCGCGCCCACGGGACACCCGGCGCCGCTTACCACGATCGTCGACGAGGCCCTCGCCGCGTTCCCCGAGATCTGGGCTGCCGGCGGCACCCCGCACACCGTGTTCCCGCTTACCTACGACGAACTGGTCGCGCTCACCGGCGGGACGGTCGCGAAAGTGGACTGA
- a CDS encoding baeRF11 domain-containing protein has protein sequence MLPADIPDTEQLLALVDHRDPASVTIAIESSPLPSEHERIRISLRNAVDEAERQLSDKDLPHGAAASVIGDLRALIEDDEFWQHQSRSLVVLAAPGRLDAFRLPSTLTGNVAVGDRFDTGALLRAIAFPHRAFVVELTEGGARLLEYGPDHRPVEHELALPGDHALMLEHTTTGGRFDRHRADGATGDRPEREKYARTVQDEVVKAVPDDVPLILAATPDLDPAYRAVNTHPLLLENGLEAHPDSLDDERQTAAVRALIDAHNATQLDAWREQFGTLRAEGLATSRLKEVALASASAGIAELYFDMDATDEGTIDEFGAVTHADEPGPDTYALADEIAARVLRTGGTVRAVRNSDLLDGSPVAAVLRFPLPA, from the coding sequence ATGCTCCCTGCAGACATCCCTGACACCGAACAGCTGCTCGCGCTCGTGGACCACCGCGACCCGGCGAGCGTCACGATAGCGATCGAGTCGTCGCCGCTTCCGAGCGAGCACGAGCGCATCCGCATCAGCCTGCGCAACGCGGTCGACGAGGCCGAACGCCAGCTCAGTGACAAGGACCTGCCGCATGGGGCTGCGGCATCCGTCATCGGCGACCTGCGCGCCCTCATCGAGGACGACGAGTTCTGGCAGCACCAGTCGCGGTCGCTCGTGGTGCTCGCCGCGCCGGGCCGGCTCGACGCCTTCCGCCTGCCGAGCACGCTGACCGGCAACGTCGCCGTCGGCGACAGGTTCGACACCGGCGCCCTGCTGCGCGCGATCGCCTTCCCGCATCGCGCGTTCGTGGTCGAGCTGACCGAGGGCGGCGCGCGGCTGCTCGAGTACGGACCCGATCACCGCCCGGTCGAGCACGAGCTTGCTCTGCCCGGCGACCACGCGCTCATGCTCGAGCACACGACCACCGGCGGCCGCTTCGACCGGCACCGCGCCGACGGAGCCACCGGCGACCGGCCCGAACGCGAGAAGTATGCGCGGACGGTGCAGGACGAGGTCGTGAAGGCCGTGCCCGACGACGTGCCGCTCATCCTCGCGGCGACGCCAGATCTCGACCCCGCCTACCGCGCGGTCAACACCCATCCGCTCCTGCTCGAGAACGGTCTCGAAGCCCACCCTGACTCCCTCGACGACGAGCGGCAGACCGCCGCCGTGCGCGCACTCATCGACGCACACAACGCGACGCAGCTCGATGCGTGGCGTGAGCAATTCGGCACACTGCGCGCCGAGGGCCTGGCCACCAGCCGCCTCAAGGAGGTCGCACTCGCGTCGGCATCTGCCGGCATCGCCGAGCTGTACTTCGACATGGATGCCACGGACGAAGGCACCATCGATGAGTTCGGCGCCGTCACGCACGCCGACGAGCCTGGCCCCGACACGTACGCGCTGGCCGACGAGATCGCCGCGCGGGTGCTGCGGACAGGCGGCACGGTGCGCGCGGTGCGCAACAGCGATCTGCTCGACGGGTCTCCCGTCGCGGCGGTGCTGCGCTTCCCGCTGCCGGCCTGA
- a CDS encoding IclR family transcriptional regulator codes for MSVIPDSAGSVAAGADATSDRPQVPAADQTLRILSLMARQPGPVAARTLATALAIPRSTVYHLLATLEQHGFVVHLAADRRWGLSTAAFELAGGYLRQEPLARLGRPLIAALADRAGESAHLGVMSGRDVVYIVEERAPRRPALVTDVGVRLPAHLTATGRAMLAALPREQVRALYPDAAAFADRTGRGPRTPTQLREVLRAVRADGFAREDGEVTIGLRSVGVAIRDHAGWPAAGIAVTWPDEGDRDQTELAGLLTTAATELERRIGRR; via the coding sequence GTGTCTGTGATACCAGACAGCGCGGGTTCGGTCGCCGCGGGTGCGGATGCCACCTCCGATCGTCCGCAGGTGCCCGCGGCGGATCAGACGCTGCGGATCCTGTCGCTGATGGCCCGGCAGCCGGGGCCGGTGGCCGCACGCACGCTCGCGACGGCGCTGGCGATCCCCCGCTCGACGGTCTACCACCTGCTGGCGACGCTCGAGCAGCACGGTTTCGTGGTGCATCTGGCGGCGGACCGGCGCTGGGGACTGAGCACGGCCGCGTTCGAGCTCGCCGGCGGCTACCTGCGCCAGGAGCCGCTGGCTCGGCTGGGCCGACCGCTCATCGCCGCGCTGGCCGACCGGGCGGGCGAGAGCGCGCATCTGGGCGTCATGAGCGGCCGCGATGTCGTGTACATCGTCGAGGAACGTGCGCCGCGCCGCCCGGCACTGGTCACCGACGTGGGCGTACGGCTGCCGGCGCACCTGACGGCGACGGGGCGCGCGATGCTCGCCGCTCTCCCCCGCGAGCAGGTGCGTGCGCTGTACCCCGACGCCGCCGCGTTCGCCGATCGCACCGGCCGGGGGCCCCGCACTCCGACTCAGCTGCGCGAAGTGCTGCGCGCGGTGCGCGCCGACGGGTTCGCCCGCGAGGACGGCGAGGTCACCATCGGCCTGCGGTCGGTGGGCGTCGCCATCCGCGACCACGCCGGCTGGCCCGCCGCCGGCATCGCCGTCACCTGGCCCGACGAAGGCGACCGCGACCAGACCGAGTTGGCCGGCCTGCTGACCACCGCCGCGACCGAGCTCGAACGACGCATAGGACGCCGCTGA
- the hutH gene encoding histidine ammonia-lyase: MATAPTVTLGIDVLTIDDVVAVARHGAAVAVSPEALSRVAATRALVEQLADDPEPHYGISTGFGALATTFIAPERRRQLQASLIRSHAAGTGAEVETEVVRALQLLRLQTLASGHTGVRPVVVETYAVMLNAGISPIVREYGSLGCSGDLAPLAHVALAAMGEGSVRTRDGEEVDAGDALAAAGIAPLVLEEKEGLALINGTDGMLGMLALAIHDLDALLLTADATAAISVESQLGTDAVFAADLMALRPQVGQADSAANLRALLAGSPIVASHRDPAVCTRVQDAYSLRCSPQVHGAARDTVDHARMIAARELASTVDNPVITLDGRVESNGNFHGAPVAYVLDFLAIAVADVASIAERRTDRALDRTRSQGLPPFLADEVGVDSGLMIAQYAAAGIVSELKRLAVPASVDSIPSSAMQEDHVSMGWSAARKLRRGIDGLARVLAIELVTGCRALDLRAPLSPAPGTAAVRDLVRTVAEGPGPDRFVSPEIEAVTGLVLSGSVARTVKEWIS; the protein is encoded by the coding sequence ATGGCCACCGCTCCCACCGTCACCCTCGGCATCGACGTCCTCACGATCGACGATGTCGTCGCCGTCGCGCGGCACGGCGCAGCGGTCGCGGTGTCGCCGGAGGCCCTGAGCCGGGTTGCCGCCACGCGCGCGCTCGTCGAGCAGCTGGCCGACGACCCCGAACCTCACTACGGCATCTCGACCGGATTCGGGGCTCTCGCCACCACGTTCATCGCGCCCGAGCGGCGCCGGCAGCTGCAGGCGAGCCTCATCCGCTCGCACGCCGCCGGCACCGGCGCCGAGGTCGAGACCGAGGTCGTCCGCGCGCTGCAGCTGCTGCGGCTGCAGACCTTGGCATCCGGCCACACCGGGGTGCGCCCCGTCGTCGTGGAGACCTACGCGGTCATGCTCAACGCCGGCATCTCCCCGATCGTCCGCGAGTACGGTTCGCTCGGCTGCTCGGGCGACCTCGCGCCGCTGGCGCACGTCGCACTGGCGGCGATGGGCGAAGGCAGCGTCCGCACACGTGACGGCGAAGAAGTGGATGCCGGTGACGCGCTCGCCGCGGCCGGCATCGCCCCGCTGGTGCTCGAAGAGAAGGAGGGCCTCGCCCTCATCAACGGCACCGACGGCATGCTCGGCATGCTGGCGCTCGCGATCCACGACCTCGATGCCCTGCTGCTGACCGCCGATGCGACCGCCGCGATCTCGGTCGAGTCGCAGCTGGGAACCGACGCCGTCTTCGCCGCCGACCTGATGGCGCTGCGCCCACAGGTCGGCCAGGCCGACTCGGCGGCGAACCTTCGTGCCCTGCTCGCAGGCTCGCCGATCGTCGCGAGCCACCGCGACCCGGCGGTGTGCACCCGGGTGCAGGACGCCTATTCGCTGCGCTGCTCGCCGCAGGTGCACGGCGCGGCGCGCGACACCGTCGACCATGCGCGGATGATCGCCGCACGCGAACTGGCATCCACGGTCGACAACCCCGTCATCACCCTCGACGGGCGGGTCGAGTCGAACGGCAACTTCCACGGCGCCCCGGTGGCATATGTCCTCGACTTCCTCGCGATCGCCGTCGCCGATGTCGCCTCGATCGCCGAGCGCCGCACCGACCGCGCCCTCGACCGCACGCGCAGCCAGGGCCTGCCGCCGTTCCTGGCCGACGAGGTCGGCGTCGACTCGGGGCTCATGATCGCGCAGTATGCCGCGGCCGGCATCGTCTCCGAGCTCAAGCGCCTCGCGGTCCCCGCGTCGGTGGACTCGATCCCGTCGTCGGCGATGCAGGAGGATCACGTGTCGATGGGATGGTCGGCCGCCCGCAAGCTCCGCCGCGGGATCGACGGCCTGGCGCGGGTGCTCGCGATCGAGCTGGTGACCGGATGCCGCGCGCTCGACCTGCGGGCGCCGCTGAGCCCGGCGCCGGGGACGGCGGCCGTGCGCGACCTCGTCCGTACGGTGGCCGAAGGGCCGGGGCCGGACCGGTTCGTCTCGCCCGAGATCGAGGCCGTCACCGGGCTCGTGCTGTCGGGCAGTGTCGCCCGCACTGTGAAGGAGTGGATCTCATGA
- the hutU gene encoding urocanate hydratase yields the protein MTGPRTVRAARGAEMTAKSWGAEAAKRMLMNNLDPEVAEHPEDLVVYGGTGRAARSWEAFDAIVRTLDELEPDETLLVQSGKPVGVFRTHEWAPRVLIANSNLVGDWATWPEFRRLEALGLTMYGQMTAGSWIYIGTQGILQGTYETFAAVARSLGRDDLAGTLTLTGGAGGMGGAQPLAVTLNGGTVLIVDVDESRLARRVAHGYLDQYTTDLDAAVARVLAAKDAGEALSVGVVGNAADVFPELLARGVAIDIVTDQTSAHDPLAYLPASIAFDQWRAEAQRDPEEFTEAARASMARHVEAMVGFQDAGAAVFDYGNSIRAEAKLGGFENAFAFPGFVPAYIRPQFAEGRGPFRWVALSGDPEDIRKTDQAVMALFPENAGLVRWLTKAAGAVHFEGLPARICWLGYKERHLAGLKFNEMVASGELAGPIVIGRDHLDAGSVASPYRETEAMADGSDAIADWPLLNALLNTASGASWVSIHHGGGVGIGRSIHAGQVIVADGTALAAEKLERVLTNDPGTGVMRHVDAGYERAVDVARERGLNVPMLDR from the coding sequence ATGACCGGACCCCGCACCGTCCGCGCCGCGCGTGGCGCCGAGATGACTGCGAAGAGCTGGGGCGCCGAGGCCGCCAAGCGCATGCTCATGAACAACCTCGACCCCGAGGTCGCCGAGCACCCCGAGGACCTCGTCGTGTATGGCGGCACCGGCCGCGCGGCGCGCTCGTGGGAGGCGTTCGACGCGATCGTGCGGACCCTCGACGAGCTCGAGCCCGACGAGACCCTGCTCGTGCAATCCGGCAAGCCGGTGGGGGTCTTCCGCACGCACGAGTGGGCGCCGCGCGTGCTCATCGCGAACTCGAACCTCGTGGGCGACTGGGCGACGTGGCCCGAGTTCCGACGGCTCGAGGCACTCGGCCTCACGATGTACGGACAGATGACGGCCGGATCGTGGATCTACATCGGCACGCAGGGCATCCTGCAGGGCACGTACGAGACCTTCGCCGCGGTGGCCCGCTCACTGGGACGCGACGACCTCGCCGGTACCCTGACACTGACCGGAGGAGCCGGTGGCATGGGCGGTGCGCAGCCCCTCGCGGTCACGCTCAACGGCGGCACGGTGCTCATCGTCGACGTCGACGAATCGCGACTTGCCCGCCGTGTCGCGCACGGCTACCTTGACCAGTACACGACCGATCTCGATGCGGCCGTGGCACGCGTCCTCGCCGCCAAAGACGCCGGCGAGGCACTTTCCGTAGGGGTCGTCGGCAACGCCGCCGATGTCTTCCCCGAGCTGCTGGCCCGCGGAGTGGCGATCGACATCGTCACCGACCAGACCAGTGCCCACGACCCGCTTGCTTACCTGCCGGCATCCATCGCCTTCGACCAGTGGCGCGCCGAGGCCCAGCGCGACCCGGAGGAGTTCACCGAGGCCGCCCGCGCGTCGATGGCGCGGCACGTCGAGGCGATGGTCGGGTTCCAGGATGCCGGGGCCGCGGTGTTCGACTACGGCAACTCGATCCGGGCAGAGGCGAAGCTGGGCGGATTCGAGAACGCGTTCGCGTTCCCGGGCTTCGTGCCGGCGTACATCCGGCCGCAGTTCGCCGAGGGCCGCGGACCGTTCCGGTGGGTGGCGCTGTCGGGCGATCCGGAAGACATCCGCAAGACCGACCAGGCCGTGATGGCGTTGTTCCCGGAGAACGCCGGGCTGGTGCGCTGGCTCACCAAGGCCGCCGGCGCCGTGCACTTCGAGGGACTGCCGGCCCGCATCTGCTGGCTCGGGTACAAGGAACGCCACCTCGCCGGGCTGAAGTTCAACGAGATGGTCGCCTCGGGCGAGCTGGCCGGCCCGATCGTGATCGGCCGCGACCACCTCGACGCCGGCTCGGTCGCCTCGCCCTACCGTGAGACCGAGGCGATGGCCGACGGCTCCGACGCGATCGCCGACTGGCCTCTGCTCAACGCGCTGCTGAACACGGCGTCCGGTGCCTCGTGGGTCTCGATCCACCACGGCGGCGGCGTCGGCATCGGCCGCTCGATCCACGCCGGGCAGGTGATCGTCGCCGACGGCACGGCACTCGCCGCCGAGAAGCTCGAGCGGGTGCTCACGAACGACCCCGGCACGGGCGTCATGCGACATGTGGATGCCGGGTACGAACGCGCCGTCGACGTCGCCCGCGAGCGCGGACTGAACGTGCCGATGCTGGACCGCTGA
- the hutI gene encoding imidazolonepropionase, with amino-acid sequence MTATLLTNIGELTTNAGAPGDPCGTIRDAAVLIEDGVVAWAGPVVEASRAGGDIEVVDVGGRAVIPGFVDSHTHLVFGGDRADEFEARMAGTPYAAGGIRRTVDATRAAGDDELRARLAAFVAELHAQGTTTFEVKTGYGLTVDDEARLVRIAAEVTDEVTFLGAHVVPAEYADDRAGYVDLVCGPMLDAVAAHARWIDVFCERGAFTPAESERILTAGIDRGLQPRVHGNQLGHGEGVRLAVEFGAASVDHCTYLSEDDVAALAASSTVATLLPGVEFSTRQPYPDARRLLDAGVTVALASDCNPGSSFTSSMPLMIALAVREMGMTPAEAVWAATAGGARALHRDDVGHLGPGARADLVVLDAPTRVHLAYRPGVPLVDAVYRDGALMGS; translated from the coding sequence ATGACCGCAACGCTGCTGACGAACATCGGGGAGCTGACCACCAACGCCGGCGCCCCCGGTGATCCCTGCGGCACGATCCGCGATGCCGCCGTCCTGATCGAGGACGGCGTGGTGGCGTGGGCCGGCCCGGTGGTGGAGGCTTCGCGCGCTGGCGGGGACATCGAGGTGGTCGACGTCGGCGGACGCGCGGTGATCCCGGGGTTCGTCGACAGTCACACCCACCTCGTGTTCGGCGGCGATCGTGCCGACGAGTTCGAGGCGCGCATGGCGGGAACGCCATATGCTGCGGGTGGCATACGGCGCACGGTGGATGCCACCCGTGCCGCGGGCGACGACGAGTTGCGCGCCCGACTGGCGGCATTCGTCGCCGAGCTGCACGCGCAGGGCACCACGACGTTCGAGGTGAAGACGGGGTACGGACTGACGGTCGACGACGAGGCCCGGCTGGTGCGCATCGCGGCCGAGGTCACCGACGAGGTCACGTTCCTCGGGGCGCATGTGGTGCCCGCCGAGTACGCCGACGACCGGGCCGGCTACGTCGACCTCGTGTGCGGCCCGATGCTGGATGCCGTCGCCGCGCACGCCCGCTGGATCGACGTGTTCTGCGAGCGGGGGGCGTTCACACCCGCCGAGAGTGAGCGCATCCTCACCGCCGGAATCGACCGGGGACTGCAGCCCCGCGTTCACGGCAACCAGCTCGGGCACGGCGAGGGCGTACGCCTCGCGGTCGAGTTCGGCGCGGCATCCGTCGACCACTGCACCTACCTGTCCGAGGACGACGTGGCAGCCCTGGCCGCATCGTCGACGGTCGCAACGCTGCTGCCGGGTGTCGAGTTCTCCACGCGGCAGCCTTACCCCGATGCCCGACGTCTGCTCGACGCGGGCGTCACCGTGGCCCTCGCCAGTGACTGCAACCCGGGGTCGAGTTTCACCAGTTCGATGCCCCTGATGATCGCCCTCGCGGTGCGCGAGATGGGCATGACTCCCGCGGAAGCGGTGTGGGCGGCGACCGCCGGCGGAGCACGCGCGCTGCACCGCGACGACGTCGGCCACCTCGGCCCCGGTGCCCGCGCCGACCTCGTCGTGCTCGACGCGCCCACCCGCGTGCACCTGGCCTACCGGCCCGGCGTGCCGCTGGTCGACGCGGTCTACCGCGACGGCGCGCTCATGGGCAGCTGA
- a CDS encoding SixA phosphatase family protein, protein MTTLVLVRHAKSDWGDPGLDDHDRPLNARGQRDAPVMAARLAETGFRPELVLSSTALRARSTAAAFADALGSELSLDADLYGAPGSHLLAAAAATGLVRVVVVAHDPGMTVLAERLSGGGIGHMPTCAVATFMWETTDDWDVATAVDPDDWTFDTPR, encoded by the coding sequence ATGACGACACTCGTGCTTGTGCGACACGCGAAGAGCGACTGGGGCGATCCGGGACTGGACGATCACGACCGGCCGCTCAATGCGCGCGGGCAGCGCGACGCCCCGGTGATGGCGGCGCGGCTGGCTGAGACCGGGTTCCGTCCCGAATTGGTGCTGTCGTCGACGGCCCTGCGCGCACGCAGCACGGCCGCGGCGTTCGCCGATGCGCTGGGGAGCGAGCTGAGCCTCGATGCCGACCTCTACGGTGCGCCCGGGTCGCATCTGCTGGCCGCCGCGGCGGCGACAGGGCTCGTGCGGGTCGTGGTCGTCGCGCACGACCCCGGCATGACGGTCCTCGCCGAGCGCCTGTCCGGCGGCGGCATCGGCCACATGCCGACGTGTGCGGTCGCCACCTTCATGTGGGAGACCACCGACGACTGGGACGTCGCGACCGCGGTCGACCCCGACGACTGGACGTTCGACACCCCGAGGTAG
- a CDS encoding agmatinase family protein — protein MTVSALSADPLWPRAGSWPEVAGEDWIDVVLLGVPAFRTSLSPTGAHATPAAVRDALQRYSPTLMGPPPVDLEQALRIADAGDIADPDGPDGEGRVRERVREMAAQAGLIVALGGDNSITYAVAQGADASGLITLDAHFDLRDGVSNGSPVRRLVDDGLDPQRIVQVGIADFANSAAYAHRAADLGITVITQDDLRRRGIADVVAEALEVAGAGGSEVHLDIDVDVCDRSVAPGCPASVPGGLQGWELRALVRGVASDPRVRSADIVEVDATADTPDGRTVRLAALCVLELLAGRATT, from the coding sequence ATGACCGTCTCCGCGCTCAGCGCCGACCCGCTCTGGCCCCGCGCTGGGAGCTGGCCCGAGGTCGCCGGTGAGGACTGGATCGACGTGGTGCTGCTCGGGGTGCCGGCGTTCCGCACCTCGCTGTCGCCGACCGGTGCCCACGCCACTCCGGCCGCCGTGCGCGACGCGCTGCAGCGTTACAGCCCGACGCTGATGGGTCCGCCGCCGGTCGACCTCGAGCAGGCGCTGCGGATCGCGGATGCCGGAGACATCGCCGATCCGGACGGCCCCGACGGCGAGGGGCGCGTGCGCGAGCGGGTGCGCGAAATGGCTGCGCAGGCGGGACTGATCGTGGCCCTCGGCGGCGACAACTCGATCACCTATGCGGTGGCGCAGGGTGCGGACGCGTCCGGGCTGATCACCCTCGACGCACACTTCGACCTGCGTGACGGCGTCTCGAACGGCTCCCCGGTGCGGCGCCTCGTCGACGACGGCCTCGACCCGCAGCGCATCGTGCAGGTCGGCATCGCCGACTTCGCGAACTCGGCCGCCTACGCCCACCGGGCCGCCGACCTCGGCATCACCGTCATCACGCAGGACGACCTGCGGCGCCGGGGTATCGCCGACGTGGTCGCCGAGGCGCTCGAGGTCGCCGGTGCCGGGGGCAGCGAGGTCCATCTCGACATCGACGTGGACGTGTGCGACCGCTCGGTCGCGCCCGGGTGCCCGGCGTCGGTGCCCGGCGGACTGCAGGGGTGGGAGCTGCGCGCGCTCGTGCGCGGCGTGGCATCCGACCCGCGCGTGCGCAGTGCCGACATCGTGGAGGTGGATGCCACGGCCGATACCCCCGACGGGCGGACGGTGCGCCTCGCGGCACTGTGCGTGCTGGAGCTGCTGGCAGGGAGGGCGACGACATGA